TCGGGCGAGAGGTAGTGCAGCTTCCCCGCGGCCGTACCCTCTTCCAGGCCCGCAGCCACGCCGGGAATCGACGCGACGCCAAAGTCGCAGAGCTTCACCTCGCCGTACGCCGAGAGCAGCACGTTGGCCGGGTTGATGTCGCCGTGCACCAGGCCCAGGTCCTGGCCGGTGCTCGAGCGCGCCTGGTGGAAGTACGCCAGGCCGTGCAAGACCTGAAGGCAGATGTAGAACGCGGCGCCGGGAGAGAGCCGCTCGGGCGGCGTCTGCGCCTTGAGGAAGTCCAGCAGCGCGTTCAGATCGCCGCCGTACAAGTCCTCCATGGCGATGAAGAGCCGCTCGCCCAGCGAACCCACCTCGAGGCGCTTCACGAGGTTGGGATGCGTGAGCAGCCCCATCAGATCCGCCTCGGCGAAGAAGAGGTCCGAGACGCGCGGCGGCTGGTTGGCCTTGAGCAGCTTGAGGGCCACGGTGGTGAGGATGTCGCCCTCGACCACGTCGGCGCGGAAGATCTCCGCCATGCCGCCCTCGCCGATCTTCCCGCGGAGGACGTATTTCCCGTAGCGCCGGGAAGGGATCTCTTCCACGCCGAGGCCCATGGGACTGGCATGGTCGCAAGGGGCGCGCGCGAAGGCAACCGAAGGCTTTGTCGCTCCCCAATCTGCGGTTGACACGGCCGCGTCCGGCCCACCAGCATCCCCGCGTGACCGCGCCTCGATGGACCCTGCTCTTGTGCGCGGCGCTCTGCGCGACAGGCTGCGCCCACTTCACCGAGCCTGCAGGAACGCCGGTGCCGCTCTTGCTCGGCGCGGATCTGCACGCCCACCTCGTGATGCGCGACGCCGCCGAGCCCATCTTCCAGGGCCGACCGGGTGAGCCTGGCCTGCGCGCCACGTCGCCCGACCAGCGAAACCTGAACCAGCTCGATCTGGACGAGCTGAAGCGCGCGGGCGTCCGGGTGATCGTGGCCTCGGTGTGGCCGCCGCCGGCACTCACCCCCTGGCGCTCGCCGCTCGACGAGGCGCTCCGACAGCTGCAGGCGCTGCGAAGATGGGCGGGCCGACACCCCGAAGTCGCCATCGCCCGCGACGCCGACGAGGCCCTGCGCCTGGCCGCCCACGAGCGCATCGTGCTCATTCCGGCGGTCGAGAGCGCGGACGGCGTCGAGCGCGTGGAGGACGTGGATCGGCTCTACGCCGCGGGCGCGCGGGCCATGCAGCTCGTGCACTTCGCCGATGACGATCTCGGCGGCGCTGCGGCCGGACAACTCTCGAAAGCGCTCTTTGGCAAGAGCTCCGACGAGACCAACCCGCGCGGGCTCACGCCGCTCGGTCGAGCGGTGGTGTCGCGGATGATCGCGCTGGGCATGGTGATCGATCTCGCGCACGCGAGCGACCAGACCATCACCGACGTGCTCGACCTCGCTGCGCCGGCGCACGTGCCGGTGATGTTCTCGCACGCGGGCGCGCGGGCGCTCTCGGCCGGCGAGCGAAACCTCTCGGACGCGCTCGCCGCGCGCATCGCGGGCAACGGCGGAATCATCGGCGTCACGCTCTCGCGGAACTTCGTGGCCGACGTGCCCGAGGCCGATCGATTCGCGGGGCTCGTGCCCGGCACGTGCGACGACGTGGTGGCGCACTGGCTCCACTTCGCGCGCGTCGTGGGACCGGCGGCGGTGACGCTCGGCAGCGACTTCAACGGCTTCATCACCCGCCCGCAACCCGGCGGGAGCTGCCCCGACGGCATCCGCGGCACGCAGGACTTGCCCGCGCTCTGGGCGGCGCTCGTGTCGAAGGGCTTTCCGACCGAGGCGCTCGATCGCGGCGGCGGCCGGATGCTCGAGGTGTGGAAGCGCGCCGAGGCGGCGGCGGATCCCGCGGCGCGCGCGCGGGCCTCGCACGCCGACGGCGAGCCGACGATCGATCGCTGAGCGCGCTGGCGTCAGCGCAGGAGCTGGGGCAGCGTCCACCACGCCATGGCCCGCAAACCGCGACCGTTGAAGGGGCTCGACCCTCACACCGTCCCGCTGCCGCACGGAACCGAGGTGGTGCTCGGCGCGGAGCGCACGGTCGCGGGCAAGCGCGTGCCGCAAGGTGCGCTCGGCCGCGTCATGAAGAGCCCGGACGACGCAGGCAACGTCGAGGTGATGATCGTCGGCGTGGGCGTGGCGACCTATCGGCGCGACGAGCTCGTGCCGCGCAAGGAAGGCCAGGCCCGTTTCGCTCGCCGTCGTGCGACCGACTGGGGAGCGCTCGCAGGTTGCCACGTCCTCGAAGCGACCGTCGGCTCGCGCGCGTGGGGCCTCGCCGACGAAGGCTCGGACACCGACGTGCGCGGGCTCTTCGCGCTGCCGTTTCCGTGGACGACCGGGCTTGCCGAGCCGCCGACGGATCTGGTGTCCGTCGACGGCAGCGCGACCTTCTGGGAGCTGGGCAAGGCCCTGCGCCAGGCGCTG
The nucleotide sequence above comes from Deltaproteobacteria bacterium. Encoded proteins:
- a CDS encoding serine/threonine protein kinase, with translation MGLGVEEIPSRRYGKYVLRGKIGEGGMAEIFRADVVEGDILTTVALKLLKANQPPRVSDLFFAEADLMGLLTHPNLVKRLEVGSLGERLFIAMEDLYGGDLNALLDFLKAQTPPERLSPGAAFYICLQVLHGLAYFHQARSSTGQDLGLVHGDINPANVLLSAYGEVKLCDFGVASIPGVAAGLEEGTAAGKLHYLSPEQVHGIKLTASSDLFSVVTMLFFLLFGELPFNGPTEDDVLDRIKAAKFKLPAGADSELARIFKKGLSKSVKDRYLTAGELAGELLAYQLDHGLHFNQRNMQELLDRVLGIAV
- a CDS encoding membrane dipeptidase; this encodes MTAPRWTLLLCAALCATGCAHFTEPAGTPVPLLLGADLHAHLVMRDAAEPIFQGRPGEPGLRATSPDQRNLNQLDLDELKRAGVRVIVASVWPPPALTPWRSPLDEALRQLQALRRWAGRHPEVAIARDADEALRLAAHERIVLIPAVESADGVERVEDVDRLYAAGARAMQLVHFADDDLGGAAAGQLSKALFGKSSDETNPRGLTPLGRAVVSRMIALGMVIDLAHASDQTITDVLDLAAPAHVPVMFSHAGARALSAGERNLSDALAARIAGNGGIIGVTLSRNFVADVPEADRFAGLVPGTCDDVVAHWLHFARVVGPAAVTLGSDFNGFITRPQPGGSCPDGIRGTQDLPALWAALVSKGFPTEALDRGGGRMLEVWKRAEAAADPAARARASHADGEPTIDR